The Rhinopithecus roxellana isolate Shanxi Qingling chromosome 13, ASM756505v1, whole genome shotgun sequence genome contains a region encoding:
- the LOC104674965 gene encoding melanoma antigen preferentially expressed in tumors encodes MEQRRLQGSIQSRYISMSVWTSPRRLVELAGQSLLKDEALAIAALELLPRELFPPLFTAAFDGRHSQTLKAMVQAWPFTCLPLGVLMKGQQLHLETFKAVLDGLDVLLAQEVRPRRWKLEVLDLRKNSHQDFWTVWSGNRASLYSFPEPEAAQPMRKKRKVDGLSTEAEQPFTPIEVLVDLSLKEGACDELFSYLMEKVKRQKNVLHLCCKKLKIFAMPMQNIKMILKMVQLDSIEDLEVTCTWKLPTLAKFSPYLGQMINLRRLLLSHIHASSSISPEKEEQYIAQFTSQFLSLQCLQAVYVDSLFFLRGRLDQLLRHVMNPLETLSVTNCRLSEGDVMHLSQSPNVGQLSVLSLSGVMLTDVSPEPLQALLERASATLQDLDFDECGIMDDQLLVLLPSLSHCTQLTTLSFCGNPISISVLENLLHHLIGLSNLTHVLYPVPLESYEDVRGTLHLGRLAYLHARLKELLCELGRPSMVWLSANPCPHCGDRTFYDPEPILCPCFMPN; translated from the exons ATGGAACAAAGACGTTTGCAG GGTTCCATTCAGAGCCGATACATCAGCATGAGCGTGTGGACAAGCCCACGGAGACTTGTGGAGCTGGCGGGGCAGAGCCTGCTGAAGGATGAGGCCCTGGCCATCGCCGCCCTGGAGTTGCTGCCCAGGGAGCTCTTCCCGCCACTCTTCACAGCAGCCTTTGACGGgagacacagccagaccctgAAGGCAATGGTGCAGGCCTGGCCCTTTACCTGCCTCCCTCTGGGAGTGCTGATGAAGGGACAACAGCTTCACCTGGAGACCTTTAAGGCTGTGCTTGATGGACTTGATGTGCTGCTTGCCCAGGAGGTTCGCCCCAG AAGGTGGAAACTCGAAGTGCTGGATTTACGGAAGAACTCTCATCAGGACTTCTGGACTGTATGGTCTGGAAACAGGGCCAGTCTCTACTCATTTCCAGAGCCAGAAGCAGCTCAGCCCATGAGAAAGAAGCGAAAAGTAGATGGTTTGAGCACAGAGGCAGAGCAGCCCTTCACTCCAATAGAGGTGCTCGTAGACCTGTCCCTCAAGGAAGGTGCCTGTGATGAGTTGTTCTCTTACCTCATGGAGAAAGTGAAGCGACAGAAAAATGTGCTACACCTGTGCTGTAAGAAGCTGAAGATTTTTGCAATGCCCATGCAGAATATCAAGATGATCCTGAAAATGGTACAGCTGGACTCTATTGAAGATTTGGAAGTGACTTGTACCTGGAAGCTACCCACCTTGGCAAAATTTTCTCCTTACCTGGGCCAGATGATTAATCTGCGTAGACTCCTCCTCTCCCACATCCATGCATCTTCCTCCATTTCCCCGGAGAAGGAAGAGCAGTATATCGCGCAGTTCACCTCTCAGTTCCTCAGTCTGCAGTGCCTCCAGGCTGTTTATGTGgactctttatttttccttagagGCCGCCTGGATCAGTTGCTCAG GCACGTGATGAATCCCTTGGAAACCCTCTCAGTAACTAACTGCCGGCTTTCGGAAGGCGATGTGATGCATCTGTCCCAGAGCCCCAACGTCGGTCAGCTGAGTGTCCTGAGTCTAAGTGGGGTCATGCTGACCGATGTAAGTCCCGAGCCCCTCCAAGCTCTGCTGGAGAGAGCCTCTGCCACCCTCCAGGACCTGGACTTTGATGAGTGTGGGATCATGGATGATCAGCTCCTTGTCCTCCTGCCTtccctgagccactgcacccagcttacgACCTTAAGCTTCTGCGGGAATCCCATCTCCATATCTGTCCTGGAGAACCTCCTGCATCACCTCATTGGGCTGAGCAATCTGACCCATGTGCTGTATCCTGTTCCTCTGGAGAGTTATGAGGATGTCCGTGGTACCCTCCACCTGGGGAGACTTGCCTATCTGCACGCCAGGCTCAAGGAGTTGCTGTGCGAATTGGGGCGGCCCAGCATGGTCTGGCTTAGTGCCAATCCCTGTCCTCACTGTGGGGACAGAACCTTCTATGACCCAGAGCCCATCCTGTGCCCCTGTTTTATGCCTAACTAG